In Cataglyphis hispanica isolate Lineage 1 chromosome 19, ULB_Chis1_1.0, whole genome shotgun sequence, the genomic window ttattatatcgcttATTTGATAATGTCTCTTTGTctacaaatctttttctcgatattcCAATCGACACTTAGCTAACTCCTTTCCGTTTgttcaatgaaattttctgTACTGCGAGTTGTACTTACCATAATCCTGTTTCCCATAAACACCATCCTGATTTGAATAATCTGCAATCATAGAAAAGGTAATTTTAGGGAAGAATATTGGCAACATTGAGGTAAGTAACTCAGACGAGAAATATCTGAAAGAATTTAAAGGAGTCGcacgaaaatatgaaaaaataattttgtcctCGAGCAATCAATTGATTAGATGAGAGATAGTTATGGCAAAATACAAGATCTCGATATGAGAAGTAACAATTCGTTAgttctcaattaaaattaattattttaactgcttgaaaaattaataattaaaaaaaatattttcgaaagtatgtgacaaattaaatataatatctatctattaaaaatagaaaaataatatcaaaatacagaataataaaaaacaaaataaaataataaaagatacagtaaaattaataaataaagaatatactaataaataatagcaatacttatatatatatatatatatatatatatatatatatatatatattgtaattttctttaaaaaaaaaaaaataaataaataaaaaaaaagtttcgtaTTTCACGGATATCTTGTAATATTCTGCAGTGAGAGACGGCAGGAGGCAGTGCTGCAGTGCTGGTGTCCCAGTGAAAGGATCCGATTTATCTTGCCACATTGGGAATGGAAGATTGTAAACCTTACGCAACTCTTTTATCCATCATATGAAGCGCAGTGCGtccaaaaatattcaacaaaaaattcaGGCAGTTCTAAAGATCCgagaaaactaaaaaatgtaagaattcTAAGAGCAAAATCCGAAAACAAAATCTGACAAGATTTCAACTCGGAAAATTCGGTATCTGAAttcatatctaaatttttagaacATAAATTTACAATCGTACAAATTATCCGCGAATAAAGTGTGCTCTCCTTTCTGTCGCAATTCTTTGAATCAAATTGTTTCTCGTCTGAGTTATGCTTAACACTTTTACTGTAGGAACGTGTCAATTCGGATATCGGCCGGAAAATAAGAGCATAAAAAAGCGATCTTCAAGAATTTATCTATCATTGaagtaagatattaaattatctgttGTAAAAGAATATCAATACAATAGTAGCATAAATTCAAAAGTTAGTTTATTTGTTAATGTCATAAATTGCtccatgtttattttattaattttacaaacaaatattttattaataattgttaatcaTACATTGTTCAAGATAGAATTTctgatacaatttataatggaaaatatcAGACAGATAAATCTGCTGTATTTCTTTTCTCCGACAGACAATTCAATTGCATTTCGATGATAAAAGAATCCTTAAAGATCGCTTCAAATGCTgcagcaaaataattaatgaactaTACAATGTGAGCGATATGATGACAGCGAACGAAATAACTAACCGTAAGGTTGGGTCGAATAACCACCCCGGTTGATTATGGCATTAGACCGGTCATCATATGGGTTAGGGGCATAACCACCCGGCCCTGCTGCTGGCACTGCCTCCTGCTGGTAATTGGCTGGACATGCATcacgtaatattaataagctaGTTACATACAGGATAGTCCGTTATATCGATCTAttcaaattcattaaatttgacatattctaaaaaattatatatatatatatatatatatatatatatatatatatatatattattgataattaatttgtatgacAATCTCATGAGATTGATATCTttgaatatattcaattatattttggtGTTTTATACTCATTCAAGTCAATGCTACAAATATGTCAaacttaatcaatttaaaattctttacaatCCAAATTAACAACAAACAAATATGcaagaattgtaaaaaatgaagTAATGATATCGCGCTCAcacaatattctttttgtagTTTTTGATAGGCTTACCTGAACTAGGTGGAGCTTTGCCATAGCTATAGGGATCGTTAGTACTGAATCCTCCTGCAACAGGAACTGAGGAAGATCCACCGTATCTACTATCTGGTGGTGCGGACGATGGATAGCCCTGGaatcaagagaaagaaatcgcagattatttattatgcaataaaggattttaaattaataatgataaaaaatcctattaattttgataaaattagaaatttaaaacttagaaatatatattaaatttaaaaatatatatttaattttgctaagaaaatgtaatagaaCTTGGATAATTAAAAGCTTACAAGTATCATCAATACATTATTGTGTGTATTATCTTAAGTTCGCTTACACTTGTTTGAGCATAATCTGGTTGCTGGTAACTCTCGTAGCCCTGATAAGATTGTGTATATCCTTGTGATCCATAACTGCCGCCGCTGCTGCCATATCCTACCGATTGCTGCTGTGGTTGTTGTTGACCGCCGTAAGCGTTATTTGAACCTCCATAACCGCCTTGGCTGATTATtcagcaaaaagaaaatatatatatatatatatatatatatatatatatatatatatatatatttagcatttTCTTCATACATAaagtataaatgtattttgccACTAAATGTATTAAggcattatataaaagacagattctattttcttttctttttattatcttatacatAACAGTTCTCTTTATTCCTTTACCTGGATGGTTGAGTAGCATAGCCATTGGAAGACTGTGAAGAAGGTTGATCAAAACGTGGCCTTTTAGAGGGTCCACTGGAACTAGGTGGGCCCCCTCCCCGTTTCGTTGGACCGCCACGTCCACCACCGATTCCTCTACCACGATCAGAAAAGCTACCTCCACGACCTGGTCCACCTCTACCCGAtcctctaaaataatatattttttgtagtgatattaataataattttaatatgtaaacgtaaatttaataaataaaaaaaaattttaatttatatatttcaaattaaatttttgaatttatttaataaaactaaatatctATAACTGTGCTCTAAAAATAGTATTCTTTTCCATGTAAAGTTgaaatgtgtaattaaatatctttacagattatttaatttaattattgaaattttaataataaataactataattaaaacttaaatttacttgaaatgtctaaaatttatttgaataagtCTTCATACCTGGAGCCTCCTCTTCCTCTGTCCATACCGCCACGTCCACGGAAATTATTACTACCACGATTATCTCTACCAAAGTCTCCCCTACCTCTGCTACGAAAACTGTTACTTCCACCACCTCTTCCACTACCACCTCGTGGAGGACCACCCATCCCTAGAGGTAGTGGCCCACCTCCACTGGACATTCCTGGTTCAGGTGGCctataaataacaatagaattattttagctTGTAAAGCCattatcgagaaaataaattatttatagatcactcacgaaatatttgttttaattaagcaATTCTTAAACTCGCgctttatgattattattgtcaAGAAAAAGTGTTAACAAAATGCATAGTAATAACATACTATATCTCCATATTGTAGCAAACTCAAtatctatgatatatatatctatgataTATGTCAATatggtatataaataatttactatgCAATACATATAATCTGATATCTAAAGTGTTAACATTCTAGATATTGTATGCAGTATAATGTAGGTTACTGGTTAATTTTAGGAGATTTTTTACAGTGTTATGCATCTACTGAAATTATATGGAGCAAAGAATGACATATACAGGATCAATGTAATTGTTATCACTGAGGATGACCAAAATCAACATGCCAAAATGtttgtattaaattcatattataaaaaatatttacactcaatgtataaatttgtactatttttattttttactattttgatAATAGGACAATTtgcttgtaatttattattttttttttaaattaagtattttaaattaagtaataatattaagtttattagtgtatatatatatatataaaatatactaataaaatttaaatatatttaccctGGAGGAAAGTGTCCACCACGTCCACCTCTAGGAGGACCACCCCTACTTCTCATAGGTGGACCTCCTCTCATGCCCCCACCAGGTCCACTGCCTCGACCACCACGCATCATATTACCACCTCGTGGAGGACCAcctctgttaaaaaaaaaaggattttattttctgctgAATAATCAATTACAAACAAACATTTACACACATGTAAAgtccattaatatattcttacacACAATTAGatttacaagtaatttaaaaaaaataagatataattttaaagtattttctctagtaaatatttataaaatcattgaaattcaattgaattcaaattttatttttcttgcaatgcagtcactttattaaattcctTACCTTCCTCTGTCTCCAAAACCACCACGTCCTCTCATTAATCCTCCAGGACCTCCACGACCTCGAAATCCACCTCTACCACCTGGTGCTCCGTCCATTGTTTAAGCaacctatataatatttttcatacaaattgCATAACTACAAATCCAAGAATTTTAAAGCCTAATAATATGAATCTCTAAAGACCATATTTGATGGTTCAAAGAAAtttcagaatttataaatttgaaaataaaaaaaaatctaaaatttttagattcatAGATCATTGCTTCTCATTCAATTGacaaagaggaagagagggagattaaagaaatttttctcttatcctTTTACAACTAAAAATACTCTACGCATAAGTTCTTAATTCTCTTTCTAGAAATGCAGGATATTTTAATACAGCTAAAATTACGCAGATATTATACACTAAATCACAATGTGCAcctaaatttgtatttaaacacaataaaattttggaaatagcGGCAATCCACAATCATCGCACCGACGCTATCCTTGGGGTTCCATGAAAAATGTCTTTCCGAGGATATAACTTAAAAGCATTCGAAAGAATGAACCGTAGTAATAAATCGCTGCGCAAAGTTCGAAACGTGGACATATTTATTCGGATTGACATTACTCACGCTGACTGAATGGGTAAACAAGCAGTTCATCGATGAAAAAACACTCGTACAAACGGACAAGCAAAATGGACGACTGCCGCGGCGGAAAGAGCAGGAAAGAGAAACATCGACCACGACTACTCGAGTCAAGTTCGCATCCCGCAACCATTCGTCGATGGTGGCGCGGTGTCCAACAGTGTTGCCAATACACCCAACTAGAATCACTATAAGAAAAATGCCCTAGAAATTTaaactgaataataaattcttggttacgtaaattattatcattattattaattatatattttattaattatttattaattaatttttttaattctcttctaatttctcttcttctccaaaaaagaaaatgatattttatagaaactttctatcgagaaatataatataaatgtcacaCGAGATTGGCTGTCAGACAGAAAATTTTCAGgacttaaaaaattctttatttgacAGCCAATCGGAATTGgctgtagaaaatttttaaagtcacgacaatttttctatttgacagCCAATTGTATGACATTGCGATTCTTGCTGGAAAAATTGCTAATGTCAACGACCGCGTGGCGGCGTCGGATCGCGCGCGAACGCGCGCGACCACGTGACACGCCGGTGGTGCGGCGATTGGTCGGCCATGCGACATTTAAACCGGCGAGCCGTTGCGTGTCTTCCGCGACAAGAAGCAAAACAGCAGTTCGAACAGAAGTTCGGCGAACGGCGAATTCTGCGGTACCTGGAGTGGCGGGGGCGCGCATACACGACTGTCTGGATACTCCTGTATAATCCCTCCCGCTCGTCGACGTGCGAGATAGAGAAGCTGCACTGATAAACGAAAGCTACGGGTCTTGGCTCTATTCGAGTCGTTGTTGCGCGAGCGAAATTTTTACGCCGCCGGTCGCGCGAACCCAACGTGACGAACGGGTGTGATTACGTGCTAGTCCGAGAACGcgaagatttatttatcagcGCGCGATGTCGAAGGACGACGAGTGCACGATAccaaatgtaatatatgatgCCAACACCGGCAAGAGTTACATGAAGGGCCGCTTCTTCGGCAAGGTAAGCGAAAGGATCTCCTCGGAGCCTTCGTCCTTCTTCTCGTCGACCTTTTGTCACGCACGATTTTTCGCATGCTCTCTTCTATGGATTTGCATCGTGCTCCCTCGTGGCGAGCGACACTTGTCGCATTCGTCTCGTCGAAGGGAGGATGTAATTCGGATCGAAAAAATCACGAGAAAAATTGCTCGCTTTCGCCCTTTTGGAGTCAATCAAGGAAATATTTGAGTTGAAAATACTATTTCGAAAGtcacgataaaatttattattgagacttgcttaaaaatttgtcatcgTGTAAAATCACATTCTTCttgattttgttatttttttttccttttttcgatTACGAATCTGACACAcctgttgcatttttttcgtGGAATACATATTGGCGATATGTTGTTATAACTGAGGAACTTTAAAATCTCCGTGACCCATTAGTTTATCGCCGCTTTGATGCTTTAATATCTTGTTTATATgcgtgcaaaaatatatatgtatatttttttttgtaagttaCAATacacgaaatatattaaatgcagcaattgctatattattttattattctggaATATATCAGTGTCTTTGTACTGGAATATGTAAATgtcaaaacataaataatcttaatgttaactaaataaatttaattcaattttctctgTTACAgtgattaatgtttttttattgttataaattacgtatacaaaaaatatatgaaacttaCTTTATATTAGACACCTGAAACTTGGACTAAAGTCGTTATTCTATAAAAGTCTCAGTCTATGTTTCAGTTGAATGTacctaataattaaaatttttttcttaaaattttattatgttttttccaCAATGaggtttttcttttattatttataattatttttgttctgttatttttatattcattaggGTGGCTTTGCAAAATGTTACGAAATCACAGAATCAAAGTCACATCAAGTATTTGCCGGAAAAATTGTGCCAAAATCATTGATGATAAAAAGCAACCAGAGAGAGAAGATGACACAAGAAATAGCAATTCATCAAACCTTGAATCACAGACATATTGTTGGTTTTCATGGTTTCTTTGACGATTcccataatatttatattatcttggaACTCTGTCGCAAGAGAGTAAGTATTTATggcaacaattttttacaagtatCAATtgcattgttttataattgttttatgaatatttaacattCTAGTCAATGATGGAGTTGCACAAACGTAGGAAAGCATTGTCAGAATGTGAAACACGATACTTTATGAAACAAATCTTGGATGGAGTCTTTTACTTGCATCAGCATAGAATAATTCAcagagatttaaaattagGCAATTTATTCTTGAACGACGAGTTGCAAGTTAAGATTGGTGATTTTGGATTAGCGACTAGATTGGAACATGATGGTGAAAGGAAAAAGTAATTGTTACTTGAATATGCAACATATTCATAGAAATTTGATCCACATACATTttctaaatgataatattatatcatctcttctaaaatttaatttttttaaattgaataaacattgataaattaaacatttaaattttaacatttttataaaatttttagtctATCAAAAATGgcttagtttttttaattataatgatttgaCTGAATTTTTCGACAGAACTGTCTGTGGAACTCCAAATTACATAGCACCAGAAGTGCTGACGAAGATTGGACATTCATACGAGGCCGACATATGGAGCATTGGTTGCATAATGTATACTCTGCTTGTGGGCAAACCACCCTTTGAGACATCGAGTCTAAAAGAGACGTATTCAAGGATTAAGCAGGTACAATACAAAACACCACAACATATCACTAAGCCTGCCATGAATATGGTAGCAAATATGCTGCAACTAAATCCATCGAGACGTCCGTCTGTCACTAAACTGatgaaagataatttcttCACTTCTGGTATGTtcattatttcgtaaaatgtgAAGTTGTGCAATATTTACTTTTGTCataaagcaattatataaattctctaaaaatttttaaatataataattaaaagtaaattaatttaatttatttattaatatgctataattttttagatgtccataatttaagtttttttctatctaCTTTGAATACTTCTTAGTCTATACAACTTTATCTCAACAATTAGTGACATAAATGTTAAAGAACTAATTAatcgtttttttcttattataattttgtattgaaaacaatatttttttgttctattattaaatcagagttttaaaaaatgacgctttttttcattattttctacttgtttttttaataatcgcaGGATATATGCCAACAAGTTTGCCGCTTTCTTGCTTGACAATGGCACCGCGTTTAGACATGCTTGAGTCGCATTGCAATCGCAAACCGCTTGGAGAGATGAACCTTAATGGCTATTCAGAACAGGAAATTCTCGCTTCTCGGGTGCCAAATAGTCCGTTGCGAAAAGCCAAGCTTAGTACTGAGACAATAGAACCGCAAAGAGTCAATCATGATATCAAAAAGATGCTATACACATTAAAAGAACAACTGGCTGCAGTACTGAAATTTAAGTCTTCTAAAGATATAACTTCTTCAGGAGGTACGTTAATAGAAAAACTATcactaaatttaatatcatttattaggatagataataaaataatttttaatattttcagaaaatattcttagacttttttaatacaattttaagttgcacataataatcgattatataaatataactaaaatgCTATGATATTGTATGCTACTATAAAGATATGttatttggaaaatttgcAGACGAGATGACCGATCCGGCGGCGCAACCTGTGATCTGGATCAGTAAATGGGTGGATTATTCGGATAAATACGGCTTTGGATATCAATTGTCCGATGATGGCGTTGGCGTGATGTATAATGATGGCACGCGATTGATTATGCTAGCGAATGGCTTCAATATTCACTATATTAATCGTGAAGGCGACGAGTTATACTACACGGTTAAAGAATATCCGACTAATctcgaaaagaaaatgaaactgatgaatttctttttgaaatatatgaacgAGCATTTGATGAAAGCGGGTGGCTCTATCGCGGTGAAGCAGAGTGATTCTCTGTCCAGAATACCATACATACATCAATGGTTCAGAACCCAATCTGCTGTCGTGATGCAATTGACTAATG contains:
- the LOC126856655 gene encoding uncharacterized protein LOC126856655 isoform X2; this translates as MDGAPGGRGGFRGRGGPGGLMRGRGGFGDRGRGGPPRGGNMMRGGRGSGPGGGMRGGPPMRSRGGPPRGGRGGHFPPGPPEPGMSSGGGPLPLGMGGPPRGGSGRGGGSNSFRSRGRGDFGRDNRGSNNFRGRGGMDRGRGGSRGSGRGGPGRGGSFSDRGRGIGGGRGGPTKRGGGPPSSSGPSKRPRFDQPSSQSSNGYATQPSSQGGYGGSNNAYGGQQQPQQQSVGYGSSGGSYGSQGYTQSYQGYESYQQPDYAQTSGYPSSAPPDSRYGGSSSVPVAGGFSTNDPYSYGKAPPSSANYQQEAVPAAGPGGYAPNPYDDRSNAIINRGGYSTQPYDYSNQDGVYGKQDYG
- the LOC126856634 gene encoding serine/threonine-protein kinase polo encodes the protein MSKDDECTIPNVIYDANTGKSYMKGRFFGKGGFAKCYEITESKSHQVFAGKIVPKSLMIKSNQREKMTQEIAIHQTLNHRHIVGFHGFFDDSHNIYIILELCRKRSMMELHKRRKALSECETRYFMKQILDGVFYLHQHRIIHRDLKLGNLFLNDELQVKIGDFGLATRLEHDGERKKTVCGTPNYIAPEVLTKIGHSYEADIWSIGCIMYTLLVGKPPFETSSLKETYSRIKQVQYKTPQHITKPAMNMVANMLQLNPSRRPSVTKLMKDNFFTSGYMPTSLPLSCLTMAPRLDMLESHCNRKPLGEMNLNGYSEQEILASRVPNSPLRKAKLSTETIEPQRVNHDIKKMLYTLKEQLAAVLKFKSSKDITSSGDEMTDPAAQPVIWISKWVDYSDKYGFGYQLSDDGVGVMYNDGTRLIMLANGFNIHYINREGDELYYTVKEYPTNLEKKMKLMNFFLKYMNEHLMKAGGSIAVKQSDSLSRIPYIHQWFRTQSAVVMQLTNGTVQINFMDHTKIIMCPLMAAVTYIDYEKNFRTYRFQTIQENGCSKGLAKNLMYAYEKIQLMLTNPQAR
- the LOC126856655 gene encoding uncharacterized protein LOC126856655 isoform X1, yielding MDGAPGGRGGFRGRGGPGGLMRGRGGFGDRGRGGPPRGGNMMRGGRGSGPGGGMRGGPPMRSRGGPPRGGRGGHFPPGPPEPGMSSGGGPLPLGMGGPPRGGSGRGGGSNSFRSRGRGDFGRDNRGSNNFRGRGGMDRGRGGSRGSGRGGPGRGGSFSDRGRGIGGGRGGPTKRGGGPPSSSGPSKRPRFDQPSSQSSNGYATQPSSQGGYGGSNNAYGGQQQPQQQSVGYGSSGGSYGSQGYTQSYQGYESYQQPDYAQTSGYPSSAPPDSRYGGSSSVPVAGGFSTNDPYSYGKAPPSSANYQQEAVPAAGPGGYAPNPYDDRSNAIINRGGYSTQPYDYSNQDGVYGKQDYGGSAGYQNTQSQRRY
- the LOC126856655 gene encoding RNA-binding protein FUS-like isoform X4, with protein sequence MDGAPGGRGGFRGRGGPGGLMRGRGGFGDRGRGGPPRGGNMMRGGRGSGPGGGMRGGPPMRSRGGPPRGGRGGHFPPGPPEPGMSSGGGPLPLGMGGPPRGGSGRGGGSNSFRSRGRGDFGRDNRGSNNFRGRGGMDRGRGGSRGSGRGGPGRGGSFSDRGRGIGGGRGGPTKRGGGPPSSSGPSKRPRFDQPSSQSSNGYATQPSSQGGYGGSNNAYGGQQQPQQQSVGYGSSGGSYGSQGYTQSYQGYESYQQPDYAQTSGYPSSAPPDSRYGGSSSVPVAGGFSTNDPYSYGKAPPSSDYSNQDGVYGKQDYGKYNSQYRKFH
- the LOC126856655 gene encoding RNA-binding protein FUS-like isoform X5, whose translation is MDGAPGGRGGFRGRGGPGGLMRGRGGFGDRGRGGPPRGGNMMRGGRGSGPGGGMRGGPPMRSRGGPPRGGRGGHFPPGPPEPGMSSGGGPLPLGMGGPPRGGSGRGGGSNSFRSRGRGDFGRDNRGSNNFRGRGGMDRGRGGSRGSGRGGPGRGGSFSDRGRGIGGGRGGPTKRGGGPPSSSGPSKRPRFDQPSSQSSNGYATQPSSQGGYGGSNNAYGGQQQPQQQSVGYGSSGGSYGSQGYTQSYQGYESYQQPDYAQTSGYPSSAPPDSRYGGSSSVPVAGGFSTNDPYSYGKAPPSSDYSNQDGVYGKQDYG
- the LOC126856655 gene encoding RNA-binding protein FUS-like isoform X3 codes for the protein MDGAPGGRGGFRGRGGPGGLMRGRGGFGDRGRGGPPRGGNMMRGGRGSGPGGGMRGGPPMRSRGGPPRGGRGGHFPPGPPEPGMSSGGGPLPLGMGGPPRGGSGRGGGSNSFRSRGRGDFGRDNRGSNNFRGRGGMDRGRGGSRGSGRGGPGRGGSFSDRGRGIGGGRGGPTKRGGGPPSSSGPSKRPRFDQPSSQSSNGYATQPSSQGGYGGSNNAYGGQQQPQQQSVGYGSSGGSYGSQGYTQSYQGYESYQQPDYAQTSGYPSSAPPDSRYGGSSSVPVAGGFSTNDPYSYGKAPPSSDYSNQDGVYGKQDYGGSAGYQNTQSQRRY